The Vibrio kanaloae genome has a window encoding:
- the vpsR gene encoding cyclic-di-GMP-binding transcriptional regulator VpsR (Not actually a response regulator, but instead a cyclic-di-GMP-binding transcription factor.): MGTQFKMDSLPGSLIVVGGAYEPWLSVLEQVGWQCTQCADLRKADALIADIGPCIGIVDLSHDEFSLNGIANLVSNNKQVRWLAFIRESQLSSDTICQFIVNFCIDFFTAPIPDAQLLSTIGHQLGMLKLEQKVWPNYGINNNMGLLGDSVAVKRLRDQVKRIGPTDVSILIYGESGAGKETIARSIHQNSSRAQKPFLAVNCRALSEMRIEAEVFGISTQPATTPCMLEEADGGTILLNDVIAMPRNQQLNLLRFLQEGKIETANGPKSVDVRILAANSSDIEKALIEGDFNEELYHYINVLRIHVPSLKERMSDIAVLANHFLREYSKEFNAQAKSFSEDAVRSMSRYHWPGNVRELMNQIKRVVLMSDAVIIEDHHLDLPKQNDERRSLKSIRERSERDALLIVLESYGGQVSLAAKELGVSRATMYRLLNKHSLISEGVA, from the coding sequence ATGGGAACTCAATTTAAGATGGATTCCTTACCAGGTTCTCTTATCGTTGTTGGTGGTGCATACGAACCTTGGTTATCTGTATTAGAACAAGTGGGTTGGCAATGCACTCAGTGTGCGGATTTACGAAAAGCCGATGCCTTGATTGCTGACATTGGCCCATGCATTGGTATTGTGGATCTTAGCCACGATGAGTTCAGTCTTAACGGTATTGCTAACCTTGTGAGTAATAACAAACAGGTGAGGTGGCTCGCTTTTATTCGTGAATCACAATTAAGCTCTGATACGATCTGCCAATTTATCGTTAACTTCTGTATCGACTTTTTCACGGCGCCAATCCCTGATGCTCAGCTATTGAGTACCATTGGCCACCAATTAGGAATGCTCAAACTTGAGCAGAAAGTATGGCCAAACTACGGTATTAACAACAATATGGGCTTGCTAGGCGACTCTGTGGCGGTGAAGCGATTGAGAGACCAAGTAAAGCGCATTGGGCCGACTGATGTCAGTATCTTAATTTATGGCGAGAGTGGGGCTGGTAAAGAGACGATTGCTCGTTCTATTCACCAAAACTCGTCGCGCGCGCAGAAACCATTTTTAGCGGTTAACTGTCGTGCCTTGTCTGAAATGAGAATAGAAGCCGAGGTGTTTGGTATTTCAACACAGCCAGCGACAACGCCATGCATGCTAGAAGAAGCCGATGGCGGAACCATCTTACTTAATGATGTTATAGCGATGCCACGCAATCAACAATTGAACCTGCTGCGCTTTCTACAAGAAGGTAAGATAGAAACCGCGAACGGACCAAAATCTGTCGATGTACGCATTCTTGCTGCGAACTCTTCTGATATCGAAAAAGCGTTAATTGAAGGGGACTTTAATGAAGAACTCTATCATTACATTAATGTTCTGCGGATCCATGTTCCGAGCCTGAAAGAGCGTATGAGTGATATTGCTGTACTGGCGAATCATTTCTTACGTGAGTACTCGAAAGAATTTAATGCTCAGGCGAAGAGCTTTTCTGAGGATGCGGTGCGCTCCATGAGTCGCTACCACTGGCCTGGTAACGTTCGCGAATTGATGAATCAGATAAAGCGTGTTGTTCTGATGTCAGATGCGGTGATCATTGAAGATCACCATCTTGATTTACCTAAACAAAATGATGAACGCCGCAGCTTGAAAAGCATTCGTGAGCGTTCAGAGCGTGATGCATTGCTGATTGTATTGGAGTCTTATGGTGGACAAGTTTCGTTGGCGGCTAAGGAGCTTGGAGTATCACGAGCGACGATGTACCGCTTGCTGAACAAACACAGCCTAATTTCTGAAGGGGTTGCTTAG
- a CDS encoding thioredoxin fold domain-containing protein: MSVLRRLPLLALPLMITACNASEAKVEPTSTVVEAASAQAIDTAALTKRFEKIGIKVDKIVPSDIDGLLEVQTNSGVIFSSPEGDHFLAGTLYSLDDNGKFSDVLAERQAPLNAEKVAAMSDTVIEYKADNEKHVVTVFTDITCGYCVRLHSQIQGYNDLGITVRYMAYPRQGATGQVADQMAAIWASDDPKTAMHDAKVNRQMPASGKDLAEQKQIIVKQYQLGRELGINGTPAIVLESGELVSGYLPPAQLLQRLEQ, from the coding sequence ATGAGCGTATTACGCCGTCTTCCTCTATTAGCGCTTCCTCTTATGATTACTGCATGTAATGCATCAGAAGCGAAAGTAGAACCAACATCAACAGTCGTAGAAGCTGCTTCAGCTCAAGCTATTGATACTGCTGCGTTAACGAAGCGCTTTGAAAAAATCGGTATTAAGGTCGATAAGATTGTTCCTTCGGATATCGATGGCCTGTTAGAAGTTCAAACCAATAGCGGCGTTATCTTCTCTTCTCCAGAGGGCGATCACTTTCTAGCCGGCACACTTTACTCTTTGGATGACAACGGTAAGTTCAGCGATGTTTTGGCTGAGCGTCAAGCGCCGCTGAATGCTGAAAAAGTCGCGGCGATGTCGGATACGGTTATCGAATATAAAGCGGATAACGAAAAGCACGTTGTGACTGTGTTTACTGATATTACGTGTGGCTACTGTGTTCGTCTACACAGCCAAATTCAGGGCTACAACGATCTGGGTATCACTGTTCGTTACATGGCTTACCCACGCCAAGGTGCGACAGGACAAGTTGCCGATCAAATGGCAGCAATTTGGGCTTCAGATGATCCAAAAACAGCGATGCATGACGCTAAAGTAAACCGTCAAATGCCTGCATCTGGTAAAGATCTAGCAGAGCAAAAGCAGATCATCGTGAAACAATACCAACTAGGCCGTGAGCTTGGTATCAATGGTACGCCAGCTATCGTATTAGAAAGCGGTGAGTTGGTGAGTGGTTACTTACCGCCAGCACAACTTCTTCAGCGTTTAGAGCAATAA
- the mutH gene encoding DNA mismatch repair endonuclease MutH — protein MKPEPQTQQELLDRAYAIAGMTFKELADEAEMVMPNDLKRDKGWVGQLLEWHLGAPAGSKPEQDFAKLGIELKSIPIGYSGKPLETTFVCVAPLMGVQGLTWETSHVRNKLSKVLWIPVEGEREIPLAERHVGSPLLWTPNEAEDELLKRDWEELMELIVLGNVGQITARHGEALHLRPKAANSRVLTEAYGASGKPIKTKPRGFYLRTQFTHKLLTTHYA, from the coding sequence ATGAAACCAGAACCACAAACACAACAAGAGTTATTAGACAGAGCGTATGCGATTGCCGGAATGACTTTTAAAGAGCTCGCGGATGAAGCCGAGATGGTGATGCCAAACGACCTTAAGCGTGATAAAGGCTGGGTTGGACAATTACTGGAATGGCACTTAGGCGCGCCAGCAGGCAGTAAGCCAGAACAAGATTTTGCTAAATTAGGTATCGAGCTTAAAAGCATTCCAATTGGCTATTCTGGAAAGCCACTCGAAACTACCTTTGTTTGTGTCGCCCCACTGATGGGGGTGCAGGGATTAACATGGGAAACCAGCCACGTCCGAAACAAACTATCTAAAGTATTGTGGATCCCTGTAGAAGGTGAAAGGGAAATTCCATTGGCAGAAAGGCATGTTGGCTCTCCCTTACTCTGGACACCAAACGAAGCTGAAGATGAGCTTCTAAAAAGGGACTGGGAAGAACTGATGGAATTGATCGTGTTAGGTAATGTTGGACAGATAACAGCAAGGCACGGTGAAGCATTGCATCTTCGACCAAAAGCCGCTAACAGTCGAGTGTTAACTGAAGCTTACGGTGCAAGTGGCAAACCCATCAAGACCAAACCACGTGGTTTCTACCTGCGAACTCAATTCACACATAAATTGCTGACAACACACTACGCATGA
- a CDS encoding DUF6482 family protein: protein MQKHQLDMWLHGEHKDSYQTPKVYVIGCSDISEYLLAVEYKHKLEPVKQDGVPLHFGSLDQVKEELLRLGFEKAYLRLHNAYDEFGNEPSHSYCDIELALKPH, encoded by the coding sequence ATGCAAAAGCATCAATTAGACATGTGGTTACATGGAGAGCACAAAGACTCTTATCAAACACCCAAAGTGTACGTTATTGGCTGTTCTGATATCTCAGAATATCTATTAGCGGTGGAGTACAAACATAAGCTGGAACCGGTAAAACAAGACGGTGTGCCACTTCATTTTGGATCTTTAGATCAAGTAAAAGAGGAGTTACTTCGGCTTGGTTTTGAAAAGGCCTATCTTCGTTTACACAATGCGTATGATGAATTTGGTAATGAGCCAAGTCACAGCTACTGTGATATTGAACTGGCACTCAAACCTCATTAG
- the recJ gene encoding single-stranded-DNA-specific exonuclease RecJ produces MIEIQRRPEVDISVLPAHLPDLLKRIYVSRGIDSADQLETAAKGLHSYQKLGGIDAAVELLFNAIQQQKRIIIVGDFDADGATSSALSVLALRMLGSSNVDYLVPNRFEDGYGLSPEVVEQAIELGAEVIMTVDNGVSSIEGVRFAKEKGLEVLVTDHHLPGNELPMVDAMVNPNLESCAFPSKALAGVGVAFYLMMALCVHMRKLNWFAERGMTEPKLMELIDLVALGTVADVVPLDENNRILVHQGLQRIRAGKARPGIQALIEIAKRDAKRLVASDFGFALGPRINAAGRLDDMSFGVELLMSNNIHAARRMASELDGLNQTRKEIEEGMKQEAMAFCERLEFGKDDLPSGLALFQRDWHQGVIGILASRIKDKYHRPVIAFADGGEGSIKGSCRSIPGLHMRDALDRIDTQNPGLILKFGGHAMAAGLTIMEKDFERFSQLFNDVVKNELGETALKGIILSDGELLPEEFSMHTAETLRAGGPWGQAFPEPIFDGEFKVLHQKLVGEKHLKLMLEPLYKGHPTNVMIDGIAFNVDLRRWPDASVKTVHLAFKLDINEFRGNQSLQLMIDHIEAK; encoded by the coding sequence ATGATAGAGATCCAACGCCGCCCTGAGGTCGACATTTCAGTCTTACCTGCTCACTTACCTGACTTGTTAAAGCGCATTTATGTGAGTCGCGGAATCGACAGTGCCGACCAACTAGAGACAGCAGCGAAAGGCTTGCACTCTTATCAAAAACTGGGCGGCATTGATGCTGCGGTTGAGCTGTTGTTCAACGCTATTCAGCAGCAAAAACGCATCATCATTGTCGGTGACTTTGATGCCGATGGCGCGACGAGTTCTGCGTTATCAGTGCTTGCTCTTCGTATGTTGGGCAGCTCTAACGTCGATTATCTGGTACCAAACCGTTTTGAAGATGGTTATGGCTTGAGCCCTGAGGTTGTCGAACAGGCAATCGAGCTTGGCGCTGAAGTGATCATGACGGTCGATAACGGTGTCTCTTCGATTGAAGGTGTGCGTTTTGCCAAAGAGAAAGGACTAGAAGTTCTGGTTACCGATCACCACTTGCCGGGCAATGAACTGCCAATGGTCGATGCGATGGTTAACCCAAACCTTGAGAGTTGTGCTTTTCCTTCGAAAGCCCTAGCGGGTGTTGGCGTCGCTTTTTACCTGATGATGGCACTGTGTGTTCACATGCGTAAGCTGAATTGGTTTGCAGAGCGTGGCATGACCGAGCCTAAGCTGATGGAGTTGATTGACCTTGTGGCGCTAGGCACCGTAGCCGACGTGGTGCCACTCGATGAGAACAACCGAATCTTGGTCCATCAAGGTTTGCAACGTATTCGTGCGGGTAAAGCTCGTCCGGGCATTCAAGCCTTGATCGAAATTGCCAAGCGAGACGCTAAGCGATTAGTCGCCTCTGATTTTGGTTTTGCACTCGGCCCTCGTATTAACGCAGCTGGCCGGTTGGATGATATGTCTTTTGGTGTTGAGCTGCTAATGAGCAACAACATCCATGCGGCGCGCCGAATGGCGAGTGAGTTAGATGGCTTGAACCAAACCCGTAAAGAGATCGAAGAGGGTATGAAGCAAGAAGCGATGGCTTTTTGTGAGCGCCTTGAATTTGGTAAAGACGACCTGCCTTCTGGTTTAGCCCTGTTCCAACGTGATTGGCACCAAGGTGTGATTGGTATCTTGGCTTCGCGTATCAAAGACAAATACCACCGCCCTGTGATTGCGTTTGCAGATGGCGGCGAAGGGAGTATTAAAGGCTCTTGTCGTTCAATTCCGGGATTGCACATGCGTGATGCTTTGGACCGTATCGACACTCAAAACCCAGGCTTGATTCTTAAGTTTGGTGGCCACGCAATGGCGGCTGGCTTAACCATCATGGAAAAGGACTTTGAACGCTTCAGTCAGCTGTTTAACGATGTCGTGAAGAATGAGCTTGGAGAAACAGCCCTTAAAGGTATTATCTTGTCTGATGGTGAGTTGTTACCTGAAGAGTTTTCTATGCACACCGCTGAAACACTGCGTGCTGGTGGCCCGTGGGGACAAGCGTTCCCTGAGCCAATCTTTGATGGCGAGTTTAAAGTGCTGCACCAAAAGCTGGTGGGTGAGAAGCACCTTAAATTGATGTTAGAACCGTTGTACAAAGGCCACCCAACCAACGTAATGATCGATGGTATTGCTTTCAATGTTGATTTACGTCGCTGGCCCGATGCTTCGGTGAAAACCGTTCACCTTGCATTTAAGCTCGATATTAACGAATTTCGTGGCAACCAATCGTTGCAGCTGATGATTGATCATATCGAAGCCAAATAG
- the xerD gene encoding site-specific tyrosine recombinase XerD has product MQSPQGQSADHGLVEQFLDAMWMERGLSENTLVSYRTDLSKLLTWMEKNNYRLDFISLSGLQDYQGWLADADFKQTSRARMLSAIRRLFQYLHREKIRADDPSALLISPKLPQRLPKDLSEEQVDALLDAPDPNDPIELRDKAMLELLYATGLRVTELVSLTMENISLRQGVVRVIGKGGKERLVPMGENAVDWIETFIEQGRSQLLGEKSSDVVFPSKRAKQMTRQTFWYRIKHYSVIAGIDTDLLSPHVLRHAFATHLLNYGADLRVVQMLLGHSDLSTTQIYTHVATERLKQIHAQHHPRA; this is encoded by the coding sequence ATGCAGTCGCCTCAAGGGCAGAGCGCAGACCACGGTCTCGTTGAGCAGTTTTTAGATGCTATGTGGATGGAGCGAGGGTTATCTGAGAATACGCTTGTTTCATATCGTACTGATTTGTCCAAACTACTGACCTGGATGGAAAAGAACAACTACCGCCTCGATTTTATTAGCCTTTCAGGGTTGCAGGATTATCAAGGCTGGTTAGCCGACGCTGATTTTAAGCAGACTTCTCGTGCACGTATGTTGTCGGCAATTCGTCGCCTGTTTCAATACTTACACCGCGAGAAAATCAGAGCGGATGACCCAAGCGCCTTGTTGATCAGTCCTAAGCTGCCACAGCGCTTACCAAAAGATTTGAGCGAAGAACAAGTGGATGCCTTACTCGATGCGCCGGATCCGAACGATCCTATCGAGCTTCGCGATAAAGCCATGCTTGAGTTACTCTATGCCACTGGTTTACGTGTGACGGAACTTGTTAGCTTGACGATGGAAAACATCAGCCTAAGACAAGGCGTGGTACGTGTTATTGGTAAGGGCGGTAAAGAGCGCTTGGTGCCAATGGGCGAAAATGCAGTGGATTGGATCGAGACGTTTATTGAACAAGGTCGCTCTCAGCTGCTTGGTGAAAAGAGCTCCGACGTCGTTTTTCCGAGTAAGCGTGCTAAGCAAATGACCCGACAAACGTTCTGGTATCGTATTAAGCATTATTCGGTTATCGCTGGTATCGATACTGACTTGTTGTCACCGCACGTGTTAAGACACGCTTTTGCGACGCATTTACTGAACTATGGTGCCGATCTCAGGGTCGTACAGATGTTGCTTGGGCATAGTGACTTATCGACAACCCAAATTTATACTCACGTGGCGACCGAAAGGCTGAAGCAAATTCACGCTCAGCATCATCCACGTGCTTAA
- the brnQ gene encoding branched-chain amino acid transport system II carrier protein yields MKQSLKLTDVLALGFMLFAFFLGAGNIIFPPLAGQLAGDHFLPAMSGFLLTAVGLPLITIVAVAVAGGSWGHLTKDLPKQAATIMAVLIFIIIGPAFAAPRTGLVAYEMAVKPFFIDASQAHLTLFSIAFFVVTIFFSWSQGKLIDVIGKVLTPALFVGLVILAVAVFVNPQGDILAAHGEYITQPLTKGFLEGYNTMDTFASLMFGMLIVEAIRSKGITDRTATTKYLISAGCIAAAGLAFVYISLFFLGATSATVAAGVDNGGAILSLYVQSLFGPSGQLVLSVIVLLACLTTAIGLVSACSDYFSSLTPLPYKTWVIINGVACATVANVGLSQLISLSVPVLFALYPVAIALVALTFLRSRFPNPKVAYRVVVLVSLLFALIDGAKVAGIDVSALDIMPLFDIGMGWLLPTTAAIICMFFVGKSTEQEMAEETV; encoded by the coding sequence GTGAAACAGAGTCTTAAACTAACAGATGTATTAGCATTGGGCTTTATGCTTTTTGCGTTTTTCTTGGGTGCGGGTAACATCATCTTCCCACCTCTAGCTGGCCAATTAGCCGGTGATCACTTCCTTCCAGCGATGTCTGGTTTTCTGCTGACTGCCGTTGGTCTGCCGTTAATCACTATCGTTGCTGTTGCAGTGGCGGGTGGTTCTTGGGGGCACTTAACAAAAGATCTTCCTAAGCAAGCTGCGACTATCATGGCTGTGCTGATCTTTATTATTATTGGCCCAGCATTTGCTGCACCTCGTACCGGCCTTGTTGCCTATGAGATGGCGGTGAAACCGTTCTTCATCGATGCATCTCAAGCTCACCTTACTCTCTTTTCTATTGCATTTTTTGTCGTTACGATCTTCTTCTCATGGTCGCAAGGGAAGCTAATTGACGTGATTGGCAAGGTACTAACACCAGCGTTATTCGTTGGTTTGGTTATACTAGCCGTTGCTGTGTTTGTTAACCCTCAGGGTGATATTCTTGCTGCTCATGGTGAGTACATTACGCAGCCACTAACCAAAGGGTTCCTTGAAGGCTACAACACCATGGATACTTTTGCTTCTTTGATGTTTGGTATGTTGATTGTTGAGGCTATTCGTAGCAAAGGTATTACTGATCGTACGGCAACAACTAAGTATTTAATTAGCGCAGGTTGCATCGCGGCTGCTGGCCTAGCCTTTGTTTATATCTCTTTGTTTTTCTTGGGTGCCACAAGTGCAACAGTCGCTGCGGGTGTAGACAATGGCGGCGCTATCTTAAGCCTTTATGTTCAATCGTTGTTTGGTCCTTCTGGTCAGCTAGTGCTTTCTGTGATCGTACTATTGGCGTGTCTAACAACAGCGATTGGTCTTGTATCAGCATGTTCTGATTACTTCAGCTCGCTAACGCCTCTGCCTTATAAGACTTGGGTGATCATTAATGGTGTGGCTTGTGCAACGGTAGCGAATGTGGGTCTTTCTCAACTGATTTCCCTATCGGTACCTGTGCTATTTGCACTTTACCCAGTAGCCATTGCCTTGGTAGCGCTGACGTTCCTGCGTAGTCGCTTCCCTAACCCAAAAGTGGCTTACCGCGTAGTGGTATTAGTGTCACTGCTGTTCGCTCTTATCGATGGTGCTAAGGTTGCGGGTATCGATGTATCAGCACTAGACATAATGCCATTGTTCGATATCGGTATGGGTTGGTTGCTACCAACGACAGCGGCAATCATCTGTATGTTCTTCGTTGGCAAGTCAACAGAACAAGAAATGGCAGAAGAAACGGTTTAA
- the prfB gene encoding peptide chain release factor 2 (programmed frameshift): MFEINPIKNRLQDVSERTNILRGYLDYDAKKERLEEVNAELEQPDVWNEPERAQALGKERSALEAVVETIDQLDQGVEDVDGLLELAVEEEDQETFDEIEPELAELEAKLEKLEFRRMFSGDHDASDCYIDLQSGSGGTEAQDWTSMMLRMYLRWADSKGFKTEVIEVSDGDVAGLKGATVRISGEYAYGWLRTETGVHRLVRKSPFDSSGRRHTSFASAFIYPEIDDNITIDINPSDLRIDVYRASGAGGQHVNTTESAVRITHVPTNTVVQCQNDRSQHKNKDQAMKQLRAKLFELEIQKQNAEKQASEETKSDIGWGSQIRSYVLDDSRIKDLRTGIENRNTQAVLDGDLDKFIEASLKSGL; encoded by the exons ATGTTTGAAATCAATCCTATAAAAAACCGTCTGCAGGATGTGTCTGAGCGCACAAATATCCTGAGGGGGTATCTT GACTATGACGCTAAGAAAGAGCGTCTAGAAGAAGTAAACGCAGAATTAGAACAACCGGATGTATGGAACGAACCTGAGCGTGCTCAAGCGCTAGGTAAAGAACGTTCTGCATTGGAAGCGGTAGTAGAAACGATCGACCAACTTGACCAAGGTGTTGAGGATGTTGATGGCCTATTAGAGCTTGCGGTTGAAGAAGAAGATCAAGAAACGTTCGATGAGATTGAACCAGAACTGGCCGAGCTAGAAGCTAAGCTAGAGAAGCTGGAATTCCGTCGTATGTTCTCTGGTGATCACGATGCATCAGATTGCTACATCGATCTGCAGTCAGGCTCGGGCGGTACAGAAGCTCAAGACTGGACTTCAATGATGTTGCGTATGTACTTACGTTGGGCAGATTCGAAAGGCTTCAAGACTGAAGTTATCGAAGTGTCGGATGGTGATGTTGCTGGCCTTAAAGGCGCAACGGTACGTATTTCTGGTGAGTATGCTTACGGTTGGTTACGCACAGAGACTGGTGTTCACCGTCTAGTTCGTAAGTCACCATTTGATTCAAGTGGTCGTCGTCATACTTCATTTGCCTCTGCGTTTATCTATCCTGAGATTGATGACAACATTACGATCGACATTAATCCTTCTGACCTACGTATTGACGTATACCGTGCCTCTGGCGCTGGTGGTCAGCACGTAAACACCACGGAATCGGCGGTACGTATTACTCACGTTCCGACCAACACAGTGGTTCAGTGTCAGAATGACCGTTCGCAGCATAAGAACAAAGATCAAGCGATGAAGCAGCTACGTGCTAAGCTTTTTGAGCTTGAGATTCAAAAACAAAATGCTGAAAAACAAGCGAGCGAAGAGACGAAATCAGACATCGGTTGGGGCAGTCAGATCCGCTCTTACGTACTGGATGATTCTCGTATCAAAGATTTACGCACCGGCATCGAAAACCGTAATACTCAAGCGGTTCTTGACGGTGACTTAGACAAATTTATTGAAGCTAGCCTGAAATCAGGCCTGTAA
- the lysS gene encoding lysine--tRNA ligase, with product MTDAVQNENVQEASSPEENKLIAERRSKLDHIRQNCKANGHPNDFRREHLAGDLQVEFGEKTKEELEELNHIVAIAGRVMAKRGPFLAIQETSGRIQAYAAKDVQKVLKEKYQGLDIGDIIGVKGALHKSGKGDLYVNMEEFELLTKALRPLPEKFHGLTDQEMRYRQRYVDLIVNEDSRNAFIVRSKLVSSIRNFMSAKGYLEVETPMMHVIPGGATARPFITHHNALDIDMYLRVAPELYLKRLVVGGFDRVFEINRNFRNEGLSPRHNPEFTMMEFYQAYSDYKDLMDLTEEMLSTAAMDVLGSTSMPYGDETVEFGGTYARMSMFDAIKHYNPEHAEIQALTEADLQDREKMVAIAKSVHVDVETFWTCGQLLEEIFGETAEPQLIQPTFITGYPADISPLARRSDDNPFFTDRFEFFIGGREVANGFSELNDAQDQDERFKAQVNAKDAGDDEAMYYDADYITALEHGLPPTAGQGIGIDRLAMLFTNTHTIRDVILFPAMRPQA from the coding sequence ATGACTGATGCTGTTCAAAACGAAAACGTACAAGAAGCTTCTTCACCTGAAGAAAATAAACTCATTGCTGAGCGCCGTAGCAAGCTGGATCATATCCGCCAAAACTGCAAAGCAAATGGTCACCCAAATGATTTCCGTCGTGAGCACCTAGCTGGCGATCTTCAAGTGGAATTCGGTGAGAAGACTAAGGAAGAGCTAGAAGAGCTTAACCACATCGTTGCGATCGCTGGTCGTGTTATGGCGAAGCGTGGTCCATTCCTTGCGATTCAAGAAACTTCTGGTCGTATCCAAGCATACGCAGCGAAAGACGTACAAAAAGTACTGAAAGAGAAGTACCAAGGCCTAGATATCGGTGACATCATCGGTGTTAAAGGGGCGCTTCACAAATCGGGTAAAGGCGACCTTTACGTAAACATGGAAGAGTTTGAGCTGCTGACTAAAGCACTTCGCCCTCTACCAGAGAAGTTCCACGGTCTAACTGACCAAGAGATGCGTTACCGTCAGCGTTACGTTGACCTAATCGTGAACGAAGATTCTCGCAATGCATTCATCGTGCGTTCTAAGCTTGTATCTTCAATCCGTAACTTCATGAGTGCTAAAGGCTACCTAGAAGTTGAAACGCCAATGATGCATGTGATCCCGGGTGGCGCAACTGCACGTCCATTTATTACTCACCACAATGCACTAGACATCGACATGTACCTACGTGTTGCACCAGAGCTTTACCTTAAGCGTCTAGTCGTTGGTGGTTTTGACCGCGTATTCGAGATCAACCGCAACTTCCGTAACGAAGGTCTGTCTCCACGTCACAACCCAGAATTCACAATGATGGAATTCTACCAAGCTTACTCTGACTACAAAGATCTAATGGATCTAACTGAAGAGATGTTAAGCACGGCAGCAATGGATGTTCTTGGTTCTACTTCTATGCCTTACGGTGACGAAACGGTTGAGTTCGGTGGCACTTACGCTCGCATGAGCATGTTCGATGCAATCAAACACTACAACCCTGAGCACGCTGAGATTCAAGCGCTAACAGAAGCAGATCTACAAGACCGTGAGAAGATGGTCGCTATCGCTAAATCTGTACACGTAGACGTAGAAACGTTCTGGACATGTGGTCAGCTTCTTGAAGAAATCTTTGGTGAAACGGCTGAGCCTCAGTTAATTCAACCAACGTTCATCACTGGCTACCCAGCGGACATCTCTCCTCTAGCACGTCGTAGCGATGACAACCCATTCTTCACAGACCGCTTTGAGTTCTTCATCGGTGGCCGTGAAGTAGCGAACGGTTTCTCTGAACTTAACGATGCACAAGATCAAGACGAACGTTTCAAAGCGCAAGTTAACGCGAAAGACGCGGGTGATGACGAAGCTATGTACTACGATGCAGACTACATTACTGCACTAGAGCACGGTCTACCGCCAACAGCGGGTCAAGGTATCGGTATCGACCGTCTAGCAATGCTATTTACAAACACGCACACAATCCGTGACGTGATCTTGTTCCCGGCAATGCGTCCACAAGCGTAA
- the fldB gene encoding flavodoxin FldB, with amino-acid sequence MKIGLFYGSTTCYTEMAAEKIRGIIGEDLVDIHNVKESPLSLMADYDLLLLGISTWDFGEIQEDWNELWDDIATTPVKGKVVALFGLGDQEGYGEWFLDAMGLLHDELKTAGAEFVGFWPNDNSYEFEASKALTEDQSQFVGLALDEDSQYELSDERIATWVEQVLVEYSEKL; translated from the coding sequence ATGAAAATTGGATTATTTTACGGCTCAACCACCTGCTACACAGAAATGGCAGCAGAAAAGATTCGCGGCATTATTGGTGAAGACCTAGTTGATATCCATAACGTGAAAGAAAGCCCACTTTCATTGATGGCTGACTACGACCTTCTGCTGCTCGGTATTTCAACGTGGGACTTCGGTGAAATTCAAGAAGATTGGAATGAACTGTGGGACGACATAGCAACAACGCCAGTTAAAGGCAAAGTTGTGGCACTGTTTGGTTTGGGTGACCAAGAAGGTTACGGCGAATGGTTCTTAGATGCGATGGGGCTCTTGCATGACGAACTGAAAACCGCCGGTGCAGAGTTTGTTGGCTTCTGGCCAAACGATAACAGCTACGAATTCGAAGCGTCTAAAGCGTTAACGGAAGACCAATCACAATTCGTAGGCTTAGCTCTCGATGAAGATTCACAGTACGAACTGAGCGACGAACGTATCGCAACTTGGGTAGAACAAGTTCTGGTTGAGTACAGCGAAAAGCTATAA